From one Plectropomus leopardus isolate mb chromosome 8, YSFRI_Pleo_2.0, whole genome shotgun sequence genomic stretch:
- the ddx20 gene encoding probable ATP-dependent RNA helicase DDX20: MAASVRKAAHDIETRKRTDDVLLSDGIEFSSLLLSQAVLDGLSSAGFQKPSPIQLKAIPLGRCGLDLIVQAKSGTGKTCVFCTIALDSLVLENPATQVLVLAPTREIAVQIHSVVMAIGCAMEGLECHVFIGGRPVSQDKTHLKKCHVAVGSPGRIKQLIELGMLSTASIRLFVLDEADKLLEEGSFQEQINWIFSSLPVNKQMLALSATYPESLAQHLTRYMREPTFVRLNPRDMGLKGLKQYYKLVQSHPLPHKIFEEKVQHLLELFSKIPFNQALVFSNLHTRAQHLADILSSKGLPAVCISGGLSQDQRLEALSKLKQYQCRVLISTDLTSRGIDAEKVNLVINLDVPQDWETYMHRIGRAGRFGTQGLAVTYCCHGEEENKMMAIAQKCGLSLSALPSTIEPGLMDETCDWDVCTEASAPGPLPLLSSRTEKKKRAKSVADQALEHGGQRHSEKTQPAHDLGENDEWNPREVSPAKDTLPQRPPQAVPTRKELQDALPKIPPLSSFKSYKPRFVTFEEAERDFNGFITTGLGRSVEVIREFRGGEDGDPNAQNGHGESFTLTDDSAQSLKQNRWKSDFSQQRSASGSSNLQSDEDDETNQTRGSKYTAITEPPTEARQISTVSKPKGGATRSKACSSSASKLYHQTVCAPSKRASSQPENSESIPVRHPSQGAPTQAGRHESRKIKVETKKQSRKISEKMNREQKREQNDDDEEDEDEEEEEEWSAETYWRASYRAWYDYYASMSPSQEQGYQSYYSVAHNWMAAYRMNAVYMEELLKH, translated from the exons ATGGCGGCCTCCGTGAGGAAAGCAGCTCACGACATAGAAACGCGAAAACGCACCGATGATGTGCTTCTGTCGGACGGCATCGAGTTCAGCTCGCTGCTGCTCTCTCAGGCCGTGCTGGACGGACTGTCCTCCGCAGGCTTCCAGAAACCCTCCCCGATCCAGCTGAAGGCCATCCCGCTGGGCCGCTGCGGACTCG ATTTGATTgtacaggccaaatctggcacGGGGAAGACGTGCGTGTTCTGCACCATCGCACTGGACTCTCTGGTCCTGGAGAATCCTGCAACTCAG GTTCTTGTCCTGGCTCCTACACGTGAGATCGCGGTGCAGATCCACTCAGTGGTGATGGCCATAGGCTGTGCAATGGAGGGCCTCGAGTGCCACGTTTTCATCGGGGGTCGGCCCGTGAGTCAGGACAAAACCCATCTGAAGAAGTGCCATGTAGCTGTGGGCTCACCTG GTCGTATCAAGCAGCTTATCGAGCTGGGCATGTTATCCACCGCCAGCATcaggctgtttgttttggatgaGGCAGACAAGCTGCTGGAGGAGGGCAGCTTCCAGGAACAGATAAA CTGGATCTTTTCCTCTCTGCCGGTGAACAAACAGATGCTTGCTCTCTCTGCCACCTACCCAGAATCCCTTGCTCAGCACCTTACCCGCTACATGAGAGAGCCCACCTTTGTCAGACTCAATCCCAGGGACATGGGCCTCAAAG GTCTGAAGCAGTACTACAAGCTGGTGCAGTCCCATCCTTTACCGCACAAGATTTTCGAGGAGAAGGTGCAGCACCTGCTGGAGCTTTTCAGTAAAATCCCATTCAACCAGGCCCTGGTGTTCTCCAACCTACACACAAG GGCTCAGCACCTGGCAGACATCCTGTCCTCCAAAGGCTTACCTGCTGTTTGTATCTCAG GTGGACTGAGTCAGGACCAGAGACTGGAGGCCTTGTCAAAACTGAAGCAGTACCAGTGCAGAGTGCTCATCTCCACAGATCTG acTTCCAGAGGTATCGATGCAGAGAAAGTAAACTTGGTGATAAACCTGGACGTGCCGCAGGACTGGGAGACGTATATGCACCGAATCGGACGGGCTGGCCGCTTCG GCACTCAGGGGCTGGCTGTGACCtactgttgccatggtgagGAGGAGAACAAGATGATGGCCATTGCACAGAAGTGTGGCTTGAGTTTATCTGCGTTGCCAT CTACCATAGAGCCTGGGTTGATGGATGAAACGTGTGACTGGGATGTCTGCACCGAGGCTTCCGCTCCAGGCCCCTTACCCCTGCTCTCTTCAAGGACCGAGAAGAAGAAGCGTGCCAAGTCCGTTGCAGATCAAGCTCTGGAGCATGGCGGTCAAAGGCACTCGGAGAAGACCCAACCTGCACACGACCTGGGAGAAAATGATGAATGGAATCCTAGAGAAGTATCTCCTGCAAAGGACACACTCCCACAGCGTCCTCCTCAGGCAGTGCCGACTCGCAAAGAGCTGCAAGACGCTCTGCCAAAGATCCCTCCTCTCAGCTCATTCAAGAGTTATAAGCCGAGGTTTGTGACCTTTGAGGAGGCTGAGCGGGACTTCAACGGTTTCATTACTACAGGGTTGGGGAGATCCGTGGAGGTCATCAGGGAGTTCAGAGGTGGAGAGGACGGTGACCCAAATGCTCAGAATGGGCATGGAGAGTCTTTCACACTTACAGATGACTCAGctcaaagtttaaaacaaaatcggtggaaatctgacttttcaCAACAAAGATCAGCGTCTGGTTCTTCAAACTTGCAATCTGACGAAGATGACGAGACAAATCAGACCAGAGGGAGTAAATACACAGCAATTACTGAGCCTCCGACTGAAGCAAGACAAATAAGCACTGTGTCCAAACCAAAGGGAGGTGCCACTAGATCCAAAGCATGTTCTTCCTCTGCATCCAAGTTGTATCATCAGACAGTCTGTGCACCAAGCAAGAGGGCTTCATCCCAACCTGAGAACTCTGAATCCATACCAGTCAGGCATCCCAGTCAGGGGGCTCCAACACAGGCTGGAAGACATGAATCCAGAAAGATTAAAGTAGAGACTAAGAAACAGAGCAGAAAGATTTCAGAGAAAATGAACAGAGAGCAAAAGAGGGAACAAAATGATGATGAcgaggaggatgaggatgaggaggaggaggaggaatggaGTGCTGAAACTTATTGGAGAGCCAGCTACAGAGCCTGGTATGACTACTATGCCTCCATGTCGCCTTCTCAAGAGCAAGGTTACCAAAGCTACTACAGTGTGGCCCACAACTGGATGGCAGCTTATCGTATGAATGCCGTCTACATGGAAGAACTGCTGAAACACTGA
- the LOC121946448 gene encoding 5-hydroxytryptamine receptor 1-like, which produces MHAAQPGGEIMDVHTCWNETTAHDETHMDTVFFTFNCTVLTLSLVLGLPGNLWVCWVVFRTKSLQTFNNALLVSLAASDLLKCSVDTPLLLFSFLRFRKDSQVSVSVCTLQQFTYALCSCVQLLTLVSISVERFQAIAFPFQTERRKARVRLWILSIWACGLILAVISLTLSKKALFYMLCRPHLGGHGEERLQYSDPFGPYVLVPVWGLSLTVIVVHYVRIFRVVRQHRKKVFSRGVQLRPTVSEHAWDCLSVPASAPRTAPHGSFSPLPPRRTVLLVAEASAPYAGSAGGAPMRPPEIVGAVCLLTPGARERGKKQMEGKLAQRFGYIIIAFTLSWVPMVVILLINVVSWQDTDKLLMELETSAMVLTCVQAAVDPLIYTLVTRQFRSELSKLLSSIPGCPLKR; this is translated from the exons ATGCATGCCG CACAACCCGGTGGTGAAATTATGGACGTGCATACATGCTGGAATGAAACCACCGCACATGATGAGACGCACATGGACACggtgtttttcacatttaactgcACGGTCTTGACCTTATCATTAGTCTTGGGTTTACCCGGGAACTTGTGGGTTTGTTGGGTTGTTTTCAGGACGAAGAGCCTGCAGACCTTCAATAACGCGCTGCTGGTCAGCTTGGCCGCCAGTGACCTCCTGAAGTGCTCTGTGGACACCCCGctgcttctcttctcttttctgcgTTTCAGGAAGGACAGCCAGGTGTCGGTGTCTGTGTGCACCCTGCAGCAGTTCACTTACGCCCTGTGCAGCTGTGTCCAGCTGCTCACGCTGGTCAGCATCAGTGTGGAGCGCTTCCAGGCCATCGCGTTCCCTTTCCAAACTGAGAGGAGGAAAGCTAGGGTCCGTCTGTGGATCCTGTCCATCTGGGCATGTGGCCTCATTTTGGCTGTAATCTCTCTGACCCTCTCCAAAAAGGCGCTTTTTTATATGCTCTGCCGTCCGCACCTCGGGGGGCATGGAGAAGAGCGTCTTCAATACTCGGATCCTTTTGGACCCTACGTGCTGGTCCCGGTGTGGGGACTGTCTCTGACTGTGATTGTTGTCCACTACGTGCGCATATTCAGAGTTGTAAGACAGCACCGGAAGAAAGTGTTCAGTCGGGGAGTCCAGCTGAGGCCGACGGTGTCTGAGCACGCCTGGGACTGTCTGAGTGTCCCCgcttcagcaccacggacagcccCGCATGGCTCCTTCAGCCCGCTGCCTCCCCGCCGGACGGTGCTCCTTGTGGCAGAAGCCAGCGCTCCCTATGCAGGCTCTGCAGGAGGGGCCCCGATGAGACCTCCAGAGATTGTGGGAGCAGTCTGTCTCCTGACCCCAGGAGCCAGGGAGCGGGGGAAGAAACAGATGGAGGGGAAGCTTGCCCAGCGTTTTGGTTACATAATTATTGCCTTCACGCTTTCCTGGGTGCCCATGGTGGTTATTTTGCTGATAAACGTCGTCTCCTGGCAAGACACGGACAAG CTGCTGATGGAGCTGGAGACGTCGGCGATGGTGCTGACCTGTGTGCAGGCTGCAGTGGATCCCCTCATCTACACTTTAGTCACCAGACAGTTCCGCTCTGAACTAAGCaagctcctctcctccatccccGGGTGTCCCCTTAAACGGTAG
- the parapinopsina gene encoding parapinopsin a: MQHLSLNDGNSSSSHSSVNTEVLSRTGYTILSIIMGVFSLAGIILNVLVIVVTVRHRQLRQPLSYALVNLAVCDLGCAVFGGLPTTVTSAMGYFSLGRLGCTLEGFAVAFFGIASLCTTGVISVERYIVVCYPMGAVLFQTRHAVAGVVLSWLWSFVWNTPPLFGWGSYELEGVNISCAPNWYNRDVGNMSYIIMYFLLCFAVPFSIIMVSYLRLLWTLHQVTKLQVSEAGSTNCMEVQVARMIVVMVLAFLVTWLPYAAMALAVILDPSLNINPIIATIPVYLAKSSTVYNPIIYIFMNRQFRGYAVPIVLCGWNPWASDPQTSEDETTVASPNKNQRVSPKESLKE, translated from the exons ATGCAGCACCTTTCCCTGAATGATGGAAACTCATCATCGTCTCACAGCTCAGTCAACACAGAGGTCCTGTCTCGGACCGGCTACACAATACTGTCCATTATCATGGGTGTGTTCTCTTTGGCGGGGATCATCCTCAATGTCCTGGTGATCGTGGTGACGGTGAGACACAGACAGCTGAGGCAGCCGCTCAGCTACGCCCTGGTGAACTTGGCCGTATGTGACCTGGGCTGTGCAGTATTTGGAGGTCTGCCCACCACAGTAACCAGTGCCATGGGATACTTCAGCCTGGGACGTCTGGGCTGCACGTTAGAGGGCTTTGCTGTAGCCTTTTTTG GTATAGCAAGTCTGTGTACAACAGGAGTAATTTCTGTTGAACGCTACATAGTGGTGTGTTATCCCATGGGTGCTGTCTTGTTCCAGACCAG ACATGCTGTTGCTGGAGTGGTGCTGTCTTGGCTGTGGTCGTTTGTGTGGAACACACCACCTCTGTTCGGCTGGGGAAGCTATGAGCTGGAGGGTGTCAACATCTCCTGCGCCCCTAACTGGTACAACCGGGATGTCGGAAACATGTCCTACATCATCATGTACTTTCTCCTTTGCTTTGCTGTGCCCTTTTCCATCATCATGGTGTCTTATTTACGACTTCTGTGGACCCTCCACCAG GTGACCAAGCTGCAGGTATCTGAGGCTGGCAGCACAAACTGCATGGAGGTGCAAGTGGCACGCATGATAGTGGTGATGGTGTTGGCCTTCCTTGTGACTTGGCTGCCGTATGCTGCCATGGCCCTCGCTGTCATCCTGGACCCCAGTTTAAATATCAACCCCATCATCGCTACAATACCTGTTTACTTGGCTAAAAGCAGCACCGTCTACAACCccataatatatattttcatgaaCAGACAG TTTCGAGGATACGCTGTTCCCATTGTCCTGTGTGGATGGAATCCGTGGGCCTCAGATCCACAGACATCTGAAGATGAGACCACAGTTGCTTCACCCAACAAGAACCAAAGAGTCTCACCGAAAGAATCTTTGAAAGAATAA